From a region of the Clostridiales bacterium genome:
- a CDS encoding sigma-70 family RNA polymerase sigma factor, with amino-acid sequence MSKSGIENIEEIVKTYGKDVLKICRYYLQNKQDAEDAFQEVFIKLVRKHSAFCGKSGFKTWLTRIAINTCKNFLKSRSLRNDTINLLDCDDRRDTAIYDECDELYKIIVSLPLDYKDVILLKYYFGYTSKEIAGILKTTESAINSRLHRAKIYLKEILTERGWSDYEYLD; translated from the coding sequence ATGTCCAAAAGCGGCATTGAGAATATCGAAGAAATAGTTAAGACTTATGGGAAAGATGTCCTGAAAATATGCCGTTATTATCTTCAAAATAAGCAGGATGCGGAAGATGCTTTTCAGGAAGTCTTTATTAAGCTTGTAAGGAAACACTCTGCCTTTTGCGGCAAATCCGGGTTCAAAACATGGCTGACAAGAATTGCAATCAATACATGTAAAAATTTCCTAAAAAGTCGTTCTTTAAGGAATGATACGATAAATCTTCTGGATTGCGATGACCGCCGTGATACGGCAATATACGATGAATGCGATGAGCTTTATAAAATTATTGTTTCATTACCCTTAGACTATAAAGACGTAATATTGCTTAAATACTATTTCGGTTATACGTCGAAAGAAATTGCGGGAATACTTAAAACAACAGAGTCCGCCATAAACTCCAGATTGCACAGGGCCAAAATTTATCTCAAAGAAATTTTAACCGAGAGGGGATGGTCAGATTATGAATATCTCGATTGA